In Cryomorphaceae bacterium, one genomic interval encodes:
- a CDS encoding hydroxyacid dehydrogenase, translated as MNILFLDTVHPELEQMLTGAGFHCAHNTSGTASEIMQQLAGVHGLVIRSRIPINKELLNSAPDLKFIARAGAGLENIDVDHARSRDVAVFSAPEANRDAVGEHATGMLLMLLNHLKRADMEVRQGVWRRAENRGTELRSLTVGIIGCGQMGSAFAEKLQGFGCGIIAYDKYRRELPPGIDAVPLEVLQQRADVISFHVPLTEETHYYFNHAFAQRCKDGVIIINTARGKVVETAALVRALQSGKVGGACLDVLEYEGSSFEKVQTGIQQENWTQLIQFENVILSPHVAGWTHESHFKLSAFLGQKILQYFQAQK; from the coding sequence ATGAACATTCTCTTTCTTGATACTGTACACCCGGAACTGGAGCAAATGCTCACCGGTGCGGGATTTCACTGTGCACACAATACTAGCGGCACGGCTTCGGAAATCATGCAGCAGCTCGCAGGTGTACACGGCCTGGTGATTCGAAGCCGCATTCCCATCAACAAAGAGCTGCTCAACAGCGCTCCCGATCTGAAATTCATTGCCCGGGCAGGTGCCGGTCTCGAAAACATTGATGTGGACCACGCGCGGAGCAGAGATGTGGCGGTCTTCAGCGCACCCGAAGCCAACCGCGACGCCGTGGGCGAGCATGCTACCGGAATGCTGCTGATGCTGTTGAATCACCTTAAACGCGCCGACATGGAAGTGCGACAGGGCGTTTGGCGACGCGCCGAAAACCGGGGAACCGAGCTGCGAAGCCTCACCGTGGGCATCATCGGATGCGGGCAAATGGGCAGCGCCTTCGCCGAAAAACTGCAAGGCTTTGGCTGCGGTATCATCGCTTACGACAAATACCGCCGCGAATTGCCCCCCGGCATTGACGCCGTGCCCCTTGAAGTCTTGCAGCAGCGCGCAGACGTGATCAGCTTTCATGTTCCGCTTACGGAGGAGACTCATTACTACTTCAACCATGCCTTTGCCCAACGCTGCAAAGATGGGGTCATCATCATCAACACCGCACGCGGCAAGGTGGTGGAAACCGCTGCTTTGGTGCGCGCTCTGCAATCGGGTAAAGTGGGTGGAGCATGCCTGGATGTGCTTGAATACGAAGGAAGCTCTTTTGAAAAGGTGCAGACCGGAATTCAGCAGGAGAATTGGACTCAACTTATTCAATTTGAGAATGTCATACTCTCACCCCATGTGGCTGGCTGGACGCACGAATCGCACTTCAAACTGTCGGCATTTCTCGGGCAAAAAATTTTGCAGTACTTTCAGGCGCAGAAGTAA
- the mgtE gene encoding magnesium transporter has translation MQFELTKAFIEEIQNHLDNGNKVAVAALIADLHPADVAEIMQQFRDEHARDFFELVAREKRADVFLELDEDWREAVLSSLSSEEIARQIIDEIDSDDAADLISELPEKQQQEVMSLLEDDEQADDIRQLMRYPEDSAGGIMAKELVMVHEDWTIAQGIREMRKQAEEVNEVYTIYVVNEQEKLIGTLSLKQMVFNPSSVRATFKDVATKEAPIFIRAQESAEEAAKIMEKYDLVALPVVDEAGRLLGRITIDDVVDIMKEEAERDYQMASGLSDKVDVSDTILEVTRARLPWLVIGLMGGLLVANVISVYEAEIAKITQLALFMPLIAAMGGNVGVQSSAIVVQGLANSSIDMQKLLPRLLKELVVAIVSGAICASIVLTYNIVFEDSMRLGFTVGLALFSVIIFAALFGTFVPLMLNRFKIDPAVATGPFITTSNDIIGLAIYFMIARQFFNLA, from the coding sequence ATGCAGTTCGAACTGACTAAAGCGTTTATCGAGGAAATCCAGAACCATCTCGACAACGGCAACAAAGTGGCCGTGGCTGCGCTTATTGCCGATTTGCACCCTGCTGATGTGGCCGAAATCATGCAGCAGTTCCGCGATGAACACGCGCGCGATTTCTTTGAACTGGTGGCCCGGGAAAAACGCGCCGATGTATTTCTGGAGCTGGATGAAGACTGGCGCGAGGCCGTTCTGAGCAGCCTGAGCTCCGAGGAAATCGCCCGCCAGATTATCGACGAGATTGACTCCGACGACGCTGCCGACCTTATCTCCGAACTGCCCGAAAAACAGCAGCAGGAGGTGATGAGCCTTCTGGAAGATGACGAGCAGGCCGACGATATCCGCCAATTGATGCGTTACCCCGAAGACTCTGCCGGGGGTATCATGGCCAAAGAGCTGGTCATGGTGCACGAAGACTGGACCATCGCACAGGGTATCCGCGAAATGCGCAAACAGGCCGAAGAGGTCAATGAAGTGTACACCATCTACGTGGTAAACGAGCAGGAAAAACTTATCGGAACCCTATCTCTCAAGCAGATGGTGTTTAACCCAAGTTCGGTGCGGGCTACCTTTAAGGATGTGGCCACCAAAGAGGCCCCCATCTTTATCCGCGCCCAGGAAAGCGCTGAGGAAGCCGCCAAAATCATGGAAAAATACGACCTCGTGGCCCTACCCGTGGTGGACGAAGCCGGACGACTACTGGGTCGAATCACCATTGACGACGTGGTAGATATCATGAAAGAAGAGGCCGAACGCGATTACCAAATGGCATCAGGTCTTTCGGATAAGGTGGACGTAAGCGATACCATCCTTGAAGTAACCCGTGCTCGCCTACCCTGGTTGGTGATCGGTCTGATGGGAGGGCTCCTCGTGGCCAATGTCATCAGCGTGTACGAAGCTGAAATTGCCAAAATTACCCAGCTCGCCCTGTTTATGCCCCTGATTGCGGCCATGGGTGGAAACGTAGGGGTTCAATCGTCGGCCATTGTGGTGCAGGGGCTGGCCAATAGCTCCATCGACATGCAGAAACTGCTGCCGCGTTTGCTCAAAGAGTTGGTTGTTGCCATTGTGAGTGGAGCCATTTGTGCCAGTATCGTATTGACCTACAACATTGTGTTTGAAGATTCGATGCGGCTGGGCTTCACCGTAGGTTTGGCTCTTTTTTCGGTGATTATTTTCGCCGCACTCTTCGGAACCTTTGTGCCGCTCATGCTCAATCGCTTTAAAATTGACCCCGCTGTAGCCACAGGTCCGTTTATCACTACGAGCAACGATATTATTGGTTTGGCCATCTACTTTATGATTGCGCGGCAATTCTTTAATCTGGCATGA